TGAACTTTTTCTCTTTCGGATCGGTTGGATACTTGTAGGCTTTAACAAAAGTAGACCATGTCAGATATATGTCATCCACTAGATAATAGCCACGTGGGTACGTATGGCCATTCACAGTGAATGGGCAGATAGGCGTCATGCCCATGCGCTCGGGGAGAAACAATGAAGACTGCTGTAGAACGTTGATATCGTTTAGTGAACCCGGAGGACCAAAAAATGCGTTCCATATCCACAAATCATGAGAAGCTGTCGCCTCCATCATAATCGTGGGGTATTGATGATCACCCCTTTTATACTGGCCCCTCAACTCAACTTGACACATTTTCCATACGAAATGTGTACAATCTAGGTTGCCCAACATACCGGGCATGTAATGTCTGATTTCCTCATGTGCTTCGTATAACCGCCTAATATCATGCGATGTTGGTCTGCGCAGATATTGGTACTTATACGTCTCTACCATGGCGTCACAAAAAACCTGGAGACATCCGCGTGACATTATTTGAGCCATCTCCAAGTACTCATCATACTCATCCAGTGGGTTACTGGTTTCAAGCTGCCTAATGGCAAACGCACATTTCTGTATCGCGGTAAAACTATTTTTCATTCTACCATCGTAACCTTCTTGAAAATACTTGTACCGTGACTCAAGATCATGAACAATCTTTAGAAATAAACGTTTAGGCATACGATACCTATCCTCAAAAAACTCATCATCGAATTTCGGTTCATCAGAAAAGTAGTCGCGAAACAATCTTTCTCCAGCTTCCCAACGGTCGCTGTTAACAACTTTACGCTTAGACCTTGTCGTAGAACTTTCACCATCGGCCTCGATCGCATCCGCAAATACTTCCAAACTACTATATCGTCG
The Erigeron canadensis isolate Cc75 chromosome 2, C_canadensis_v1, whole genome shotgun sequence DNA segment above includes these coding regions:
- the LOC122587565 gene encoding uncharacterized protein LOC122587565: MVRRYSSLEVFADAIEADGESSTTRSKRKVVNSDRWEAGERLFRDYFSDEPKFDDEFFEDRYRMPKRLFLKIVHDLESRYKYFQEGYDGRMKNSFTAIQKCAFAIRQLETSNPLDEYDEYLEMAQIMSRGCLQVFCDAMVETYKYQYLRRPTSHDIRRLYEAHEEIRHYMPGMLGNLDCTHFVWKMCQVELRGQYKRGDHQYPTIMMEATASHDLWIWNAFFGPPGSLNDINVLQQSSLFLPERMGMTPICPFTVNGHTYPRGYYLVDDIYLTWSTFVKAYKYPTDPKEKKFKRLQQSAQKDVEHAFSVRSQAEMGYPLSTVSTKVSESNKEPHLCVCHNAQHDYSGRRSRYQSGSYWRSPCPT